The nucleotide window TATATCTTCCGCATGGAAGATCGTTCCACAATCACGTCTCGATACTATGATGTTGCAATGGCCATGGGCCAAGCTTGAATGGAGAGCCGTATGCGCTGAGAGGTGCACGTACGGTTCGGGGAGGAGAAGCGCAATTGCGCTTCTTACTCCACTTCCGATGGCCAAGGGCTTTGTGTATCTTTGCGCCGTTGTCGACTGGTTCAGCCGCCGGGTCTTGTCCTGGCGCTTGTCGATTACGCTGGAAACGGCTTTTTGCATTGAGGCTTTTCATGACGCGTTGTCACGTTATCCCAAGCCAGAGATAATCAATACGGACCAGGGTAGCCAGTTCACATCAACCGACTTCACGCAAATGCTGAAAGACGCCAAAATCAAAATCTCGATGGATGGCAAGGGGCATGGCGGGACAATGTCTTTGTCGAACGGCTCTGGCGTTCAGTCAAATACGAGGAGGTTTATCTGCATGCCTACAAATCTGTGCCAGAGGCTCACCAAGGCATCGGAAAATATTTTGCATTCTACAACACCCGCCGCCCACATTCATCGCTTGACCGGATGACCCCGGATCAGGTCTACTTCAACCAAACGCTGCCAGAAAATCTGGCCGCATAACCAACACCAAAATCCAGTTATAATCAGACATAAAACTGTTCAAACAAACCGAGCCACTTCATTAGCGCTGCAGCAGAGTTTCTTGCAAAACTTTCAGTTTATGGATAGGTCATATATTTAAGAGTACTTGGGCCTTCTTCGCTTCCCACTCAAAACCTGACTTCCAGATATTTTTCAAGATTTTCTTGGGTCCCTTCCCAACCAACTGCAACTGACTACCGCGTGCCCACCGCTTCTTTCATTGCGTCCTTAAACGCCTCGACAATCCTCCGCTGCGGGCTATTTTCATTTTCTACGAAAACCATATCGAAGCAAAGCTTGGTAGAAACCGGTCGTGCCGTGACGTGCTCATTGGCCAATGCCCTGTAGACGAGTGAATCGACGATACTGATGCATTGAAGTGCTTTGACCAGCCCGATGGCAAAGGATGGGGCAAAGGAAGTCATGATCTTGTTTGGCGTCACGTTAGCCCGCTCGAACGCTTCCATTACCGTGTGACCAATAGGGGCATGCGGGCTGAGCAAAACACTTGGATAGACGGCAAAATCCTCGAGATCCACAAACTCTTTACGTGCCAAAGGGTGCGTCGCCGGCATAATTGCAACCAGCGTTTCTTCACGCAGTATGGTAATGCGCAGTCCTGCTTGTGGCTGAACCGAGCCGGCCAATCCCACATCAATAATCCCCGAGCGGATGGCTCTGATCTGCTCGATGGCCCGACCGCTGTCAACTGTAACTTCAGTTCTTGGAACCTTGTGTCGCCAAATCTCAAGCGCCTTTGGCAGCAATTCGAAGGCCACAGACGTAGCCGACATGATGCGCAGAGCCTCCCCTTCACCGGAGCGGATGGCCTCGACATTATTCTCCACTCTTTCCATGCCTTCTATGAGGCCGGTGGTATCTGAATAGAAGCGCTGAGCTTCCCAGGTGGGTTCCGTTCGCCCCTTTTCCCGTGCAAACAGTGCAAAGCCCAACTCGTCTTCAAGCACAGCGATATGTCGGCTCACGGTCGGCTGTGATAATCCCATTCTTCGGGCGGCCTGACGAATGCTGCCAATCTCGTAAATGGCTCGAAAAATCTTGAGGCGCTGAAAGTTCAGAGGGCGTTTCATTGAAGGTATATTCCGATTGTGAGAAGGCTTCAGACTGACCAAACATTGTGCAAATCTTGATTTGCTGAAAAATTGTTCAAATCCACTGAGGTCGTCATCGAAAAAAGGCGTAACAATACAACTCACCATATAGCATATCACTATCACATGCAGCAAATTTACGGTTTGACTTCACATTCAGCTTGCCTCTTTAGATGGTGCAAAGGAGACAAACAGAATGCCAATCATCCCTCTGCTGTTTTTATTTGCAGCCATTATGTCTGGTGCGGGCATTGCCTATTTTGTGGGAAGTGCATCTGTCATTGCTTTCGTCACGGAAGATCACGCCCGCTTTCTTGCAGCATTGCCACAGCGTGTGATGGGGCAACTCAATGTCTTCGCTTTTCTGGCCATGCCCCTGTTCATCCTGACAGGGGAATTGATGAACAGAGGTGGCGTAACCGAAGCCCTGATCAAATTTTCCATGTCGATCATGGGGCGCTTCAAGGGCGGCCTCGGACATGTGAATATCATGACATCCGTGTTCTTTGCTGGTGTCTCAGGATCTGCAACGGCAGATGCCGCGGCTTTGGGCAACACTCTGGTCCCAGAAATGGAAAAGCAGGGGTACGATAAGGATTATGCTGCCGCTGTAACGGCTGCCTCGTCAATCATTGGCCCGATCATTCCTCCATCTGTGATTCTCATCTTTTATGGCGCGCTGATGAATACCTCTGTCGTTGCCCTGTTTGCTGGCGGCATCGTTCCGGGGTTGCTGCTTGCTGCCGTTCTTATGGTCATCAACGCCATTCTCGCCCATCGCTACGACCATCCGGGTGGGCGAAATGCCGATATTCCGCGCTTCTTCCCTTCGCTGCTGCATGCCCTTCCCGCACTGTCTTTGCCGGTGATTATCATGAGTGGCATTTTAATGGGCTTCATGACGCCTGCTGAAGCTGCTGGTCTGGCATCCGTAACGGCTATTCTCGTTGGCTGGTATTATGGTCGCCTGAAACCTCGTGATATTCTCATTGCTCTTGAACGCACCGCTGTGCTGACCGGTGCTGTCTTCATAATTCTGGTTGCCATCGCCACCTTTGGGTATCTCATGTCCATTGAACGGCTGCCTCAGGCTTTGGTCGCTCTCGTCAAGGATATGGACCTCAGCAAGACTCAGTATCTGCTCATGCTCAATGTGATCTTTCTTATCGCCGGCATGTTGATGGATGTGAAGGCTGCACTAGCTCTTTTAGGACCCTTGCTCATTCCTCCCGCGATCCTGCTCGGCGTCGATCCTACCCACATGGGCATTCTGATTGGCTTCAACCTCACAGTTGGCCTTTTAACGCCACCATTGGGCGGCGTGCTGCTTATTCTCGCAACGGTTCTGAAGATGGATTACTGGCGGCTTGTACGCGGCGTCTTCCCATTCCTGATAGCAGAGCTGATTTTGCTCGGAGCGCTGATCTTTGTACCAGAGCTGACCCTCGCGCTCCCGCGTTACCTTGGCTTGCTAACCTAATTTCTCGCAAAAAATACAAAAATATCAAAAACCTGTCCAGACTAAGGAACCAACCCATGAACTTCAGAACACTTTTGGCTTCGGTCGCCCTGTCAGCCTTTCTTGCCGGTCCCTCACTTGCAATGGATCCTATCAATATAGCTTTTGCTGGCCCTGAAGACGCCAGCGTCGATGGCGAATATGTCTTTGCCAAGACCTTCAAGGATACGATCGCAGAACACGGCGTGGACGTGACAATCCATCCAAACGGAACCCTCGGCAAGGAAGACGAGCGCCTAGATCAGACAAGCCAGGGTCTCATCGAGATTGATCTCGGCAGCCCGACGATGCTGTTCAAGATGTCAAAAAGCGCCCCTTCTCTTTATCTGCCCTTCCTGTTCCAGAGTGAAAAGCAATGGGATGATGTCATTGCCAAATCGGGCATTCTTGAGAAGATCAACGAGGATGCTGCCAACTACGGCGCGCGCGTGCCTGGCTTCAATATGCGCGGCGGTCTTGTCGGCATCTTCACGACAGACATTCCAGTCACCAAGATGTCTGACCTGAAAGGCGTGCGTTTGCGCGCACAAAACGGCGATCAGATCAAGTTTTTTGAAAGCTGGGGCGCAAAAGGGACTGTTGTGAGCTTTGCAGAAGTGCCGAACGCTCTTCAAACCGGTGTGGCGCAGGGCTATTTCAACCCGCCATCTTCCGCAATCAAGGCGCGTCACACGGACCTGCTCAAGGAATTCACCCCGCTTGATGCCCTGCCGGTTGCTCGTGTGATCATCATGTCGAAAGACTGGTATGATGGTTTGACAGACGAAGAACGCGGCTGGGTAGATGAGGCCTATGATAAAGCCATTGCGGCCAACCGTGCATGGTCTGCCGAATATGGGGCCGCAGCAATCGACCAGCTGGCAGATCTTGGTGTTAGCGTCAATCCGTTGGAGCCGGGCGAGCGCGAGAAGTTCGTGAAGGCCGTGACAGCGATCTGGCCAGAAATTGGTGACAAGGACGTCATCGAGAAGGTCCAGGCAGCTCTCAAGTAAAAAGTGATGAACAGGCAGCCTCACACGGAAAGGGTAAAACCATGCTAGTGTCACTCTCCAGAACACTGAATGGCGTCAGTCTGCGTATCAATCGCATAACAATGGCCTTCGCTTGCCTGTTTCTCCTTCTCATGGTCGCAATGATCTGCCTGCAGGTCATTGCGCGCTATGGCTTTGCCTCTCCGCCAGCATGGACAGAGGAAATCGCGCGCTATGCAATGGTATGGGTGGGATTGCTTGGCGCCAGCGTTTCGTTTCATGAGAATTTTGACCCGTCTTTGGCCAAAATTCCTGCGACATTTCCACGTTGGCTACGTCTTGCAACCGCACTTGTCCGTGCAACAGCGGTTCTCGTCTTTCTGACGCCCATCCTCTGGTACTGCTTTTTCGGACCCGGAGCCAATTTCACGCGCAGCTTTCTCGTGCGTAACACGACGATGGTGGCAGAAACAATTCCGATGCCTTTGATATTCGTGGCGATCAGTGTTCCCATTTTCATATTGGTCACTCTGTTCCATGGTCTGGCACGCACCTTCTCCACGCTCGCAGACCTTCCCACAAGAACTGATCTAGATGACAAAAGCACTCCCCATGAAACAGACTAAAGCATCGTCTCTTGCTGCCGACAAAGACTTCCTCTCCCGCATTTCAGCAATTCGTCAACAGATCCACAGCCACCCCGAAACCGCTTTCGAGGAAGACAAGACTTCCGATCTGGTTGCAGACTTCCTCAAGAAACTCGGTCTTGAGGTGCACCGCGGCCTTGCCAAAACTGGTGTTGTAGGCACCCTCAAGGGGCGCCTTTCTGGTGACCGGACGATTGGTCTGCGCGCCGATATGGATGCGTTGTTTATCACCGAAGACACCGGCAAGAGCTACAGCTCACAGGTTCCGGGCAAGATGCATGCCTGCGGTCATGATGGCCATACGGCAATGCTTCTTGGTGCCGCCGAGAAACTAGCGCAAAATCCGGATTTTGCCGGAACCGTGCATTTTATCTTCCAGCCCGGTGAAGAAGGCGTTGGCGGCGGTCGGGTGATGATAGAAGAAGGGCTGTTTGACCTGTTCCCGTGTGAGGCGGTCTATGGGATGCATAATATGCCCAAAACCAAAGCCGGTGAATTCTCCATCCGCCCAGGCCCGATGATGTCAGCCGGCGACACTTGGGAATTGCATTTGCGCGGGACAGGTGGGCATGGTGCCATGCCACACAAGGGGACAGATCCGACCATGGCGCTGGGAACGTTTTTGGCTGGTCTTTCAACGATTGCTGCCCGAAATGTCGAGAGCTTCGATTCTGCCGTCGTCAGTGTCGGGCATATCAGTGCTGGCGATGCCATGAGCCCGAATATCATCCCGGCCGATGTATTCGTTCGCGGAACCGCTCGCACATTCAAACCTGAAACGCGCGATCTGGTCGAGTTGCGCATTGGCGAATTGGCACAGAACGCGGCGCAAATGCATAATTGCACGGCGGAGTATAATTTCATCCGGCGCTATCCATCTTTGGTCAATCACAAGGCGGAAACAATCAAGGCGATTGCTGCTGCCACGGCCTCTGTTGGAGCTGACAGCGTCAACCCCGAGGCCGAGCGCGTAGGCGCGAGCGAGGATTTCGCCTTCATGCTCGAAAAATGCCCGGGAGCCTACATTTGCCTGGGCAACGGCATCGAGTCTGCATTTGTTCATACACCCAAATTCGATTTCAACGATGACATCATTCCGTTTGGTGTTTCCTATTGGCTAAACCTCGTGCAAGTGGAGCTGGGCTGAAATGGTAACGCCACAAAGTGAATTGAATGGGATTGCAGCACTCTCTGTTTGGGCAGCAGGCCTTGAGTCTATCGATGACGCACATCTCATTGAGCGGGCATCCAATGCGTTTGGCGACACGTTGGCTTGTGCCTTGGCGGGACGTGGTGACAAAGCGACGCTAGCGGTTGCAAGAGCTGCTGAGCTCTCTCATGGTGCAGGTGGCGCCGCACTTTGGGGGATGGGGCAATCTCTCAGCATGGCAGGCGCCGCGCTCGTCAACGGGACGGCGGCACATGCTCTGGATTTTGACGACAATTTTGAGCCCTCCATGGCGCATGCGAGCGCGGTGCTGGTGCCTGCCCTTCTGGCAATGGCCTCCGGTCTTGAGCCCGTTGCAGGAAAACGGGCGCTTGCCGCCTACATCATCGGTATCGAGCTGCAGGCACGCATCGGACAGGTTATGCATCCCGATCATTATCGCGCGGGTTGGCACGCGACGTCGACGCTGGGGGCGATAGGCGCGGCTGGAGCATGTGCCTGGCTTGCGGGAGCCGATTCAGATGGCATAGCAAATGCCATGAGCCTCGCTTTTTCGCAGGCAGCAGGATCCAAGCTTCAATTCGGTAGTCAGGCCAAGCCAACCCATGCCGGTCTGGCGGCCCGGGCAGCGGTGACAGCGGCAGCACTCGCCAAAGCCGGCCTTGGCGCAAAAGAGGCATTTGCAACCGGACCATGGAGCTTTGCCGAGCTCTACAACGGCAATGGCAAGGAGCTTGATACAGACGGTTTGGGCAAGCGATGGGCGCTTTTGGATACGGGCCTGATGGTCAAACGGTTTCCGTGTTGCGCGGCCTCTCATCGAGCGCTTGACGGCATTGAGTCCATGATCAGTGATCATGGTTTTGGTCTAGAAGATGTCCTCGAAATATCGATCGAACTGCCGGATATGCTCGCACGGAACCTACGCTATGATGCGCCAGAAACAGAAGCTGAGGCGCGCTTCAGTCTGAGCTATCCGGTTCTGCTCATGGTGCAAAAGGGGGCACTTTCCCTGTTCGATTTCACGCCTGAAGCACTGGCTTCAACACCTCTCAGAGCCCATTTTGAAAAAGTTCAGCGTGTACCGGTTCCTATGGGGCCTGAAGGCCCGAACATGCCCAACAAGATTACGGTCACTCTTTCAGATGGCACGGTTCTGCATCACATCCAGCACCATCTCGTCGGCAGTGGCTCCAATGCGCTTAACACGGATCAAAAATCTGCAAAATTGTCCGATTGCCTAACTTGGGCGGAGCTATCTGATCGGCAGACGCAAATCTCTTCAGCCTTCAGGGCGCTGGAAAGTTGTAGTGACATCCTTGCCTGTCTCGCCCCTCTGGCCTGACATAAATAGCCAACAACAAAGAATTGAGAGACTGAGATGCTTTCAGATGAAGCTCTTTTAGGAGCCCTCAAAGAGCATGGGGCGCAAAAGCCAGGTCTGCGGCTATCTTGGGAAGCTATCGTTACTGTTGCACCCCGCGAAGACTTGGGGAATACCCCTCTTGGACAACGCTTCATCATTCCGATCACTGGTGGCATGTTTCGAGGAGGACCAGAGCATGCTGATCTCAAAGGCAGAATTTTGCCGCGCGGTGCGGACCGGCAGTTGTTGCGTGCCGATGGTGTCAAGCAATTGCGTGCGTCTTACGAAATGCAGATTGAAGACGGAACGGTTCTGGGTATCGAGAACGAAGTCGTGATTGACACGGCGGCAATGCCTCAACGCTATGCTGCCTCTAGAATCCATGTGCTGGCTCCAGAGGGCCGTTGGGCATGGATGAACCGCAGACTCTTTGTCGGCACGCTCCAATCAGATCAGCCGAACAAGGGATTTGTTGTTATCCGCGGTTGGGAAGTCCTCACCTAGCATGTGCCGATTTTGATGAAAAAGGAGACCCTCAAAAATTTCTCGCCCAAATCCTCAAGAACTAAGGAATGAGGTTCTATAAAACCAGAAGCCAAGTATCGACCATCAACTTCT belongs to uncultured Cohaesibacter sp. and includes:
- a CDS encoding LysR family transcriptional regulator; its protein translation is MKRPLNFQRLKIFRAIYEIGSIRQAARRMGLSQPTVSRHIAVLEDELGFALFAREKGRTEPTWEAQRFYSDTTGLIEGMERVENNVEAIRSGEGEALRIMSATSVAFELLPKALEIWRHKVPRTEVTVDSGRAIEQIRAIRSGIIDVGLAGSVQPQAGLRITILREETLVAIMPATHPLARKEFVDLEDFAVYPSVLLSPHAPIGHTVMEAFERANVTPNKIMTSFAPSFAIGLVKALQCISIVDSLVYRALANEHVTARPVSTKLCFDMVFVENENSPQRRIVEAFKDAMKEAVGTR
- a CDS encoding TRAP transporter large permease codes for the protein MPIIPLLFLFAAIMSGAGIAYFVGSASVIAFVTEDHARFLAALPQRVMGQLNVFAFLAMPLFILTGELMNRGGVTEALIKFSMSIMGRFKGGLGHVNIMTSVFFAGVSGSATADAAALGNTLVPEMEKQGYDKDYAAAVTAASSIIGPIIPPSVILIFYGALMNTSVVALFAGGIVPGLLLAAVLMVINAILAHRYDHPGGRNADIPRFFPSLLHALPALSLPVIIMSGILMGFMTPAEAAGLASVTAILVGWYYGRLKPRDILIALERTAVLTGAVFIILVAIATFGYLMSIERLPQALVALVKDMDLSKTQYLLMLNVIFLIAGMLMDVKAALALLGPLLIPPAILLGVDPTHMGILIGFNLTVGLLTPPLGGVLLILATVLKMDYWRLVRGVFPFLIAELILLGALIFVPELTLALPRYLGLLT
- a CDS encoding TRAP transporter substrate-binding protein, with translation MNFRTLLASVALSAFLAGPSLAMDPINIAFAGPEDASVDGEYVFAKTFKDTIAEHGVDVTIHPNGTLGKEDERLDQTSQGLIEIDLGSPTMLFKMSKSAPSLYLPFLFQSEKQWDDVIAKSGILEKINEDAANYGARVPGFNMRGGLVGIFTTDIPVTKMSDLKGVRLRAQNGDQIKFFESWGAKGTVVSFAEVPNALQTGVAQGYFNPPSSAIKARHTDLLKEFTPLDALPVARVIIMSKDWYDGLTDEERGWVDEAYDKAIAANRAWSAEYGAAAIDQLADLGVSVNPLEPGEREKFVKAVTAIWPEIGDKDVIEKVQAALK
- a CDS encoding TRAP transporter small permease subunit encodes the protein MVAMICLQVIARYGFASPPAWTEEIARYAMVWVGLLGASVSFHENFDPSLAKIPATFPRWLRLATALVRATAVLVFLTPILWYCFFGPGANFTRSFLVRNTTMVAETIPMPLIFVAISVPIFILVTLFHGLARTFSTLADLPTRTDLDDKSTPHETD
- a CDS encoding M20 aminoacylase family protein; translation: MKQTKASSLAADKDFLSRISAIRQQIHSHPETAFEEDKTSDLVADFLKKLGLEVHRGLAKTGVVGTLKGRLSGDRTIGLRADMDALFITEDTGKSYSSQVPGKMHACGHDGHTAMLLGAAEKLAQNPDFAGTVHFIFQPGEEGVGGGRVMIEEGLFDLFPCEAVYGMHNMPKTKAGEFSIRPGPMMSAGDTWELHLRGTGGHGAMPHKGTDPTMALGTFLAGLSTIAARNVESFDSAVVSVGHISAGDAMSPNIIPADVFVRGTARTFKPETRDLVELRIGELAQNAAQMHNCTAEYNFIRRYPSLVNHKAETIKAIAAATASVGADSVNPEAERVGASEDFAFMLEKCPGAYICLGNGIESAFVHTPKFDFNDDIIPFGVSYWLNLVQVELG
- a CDS encoding MmgE/PrpD family protein, which gives rise to MVTPQSELNGIAALSVWAAGLESIDDAHLIERASNAFGDTLACALAGRGDKATLAVARAAELSHGAGGAALWGMGQSLSMAGAALVNGTAAHALDFDDNFEPSMAHASAVLVPALLAMASGLEPVAGKRALAAYIIGIELQARIGQVMHPDHYRAGWHATSTLGAIGAAGACAWLAGADSDGIANAMSLAFSQAAGSKLQFGSQAKPTHAGLAARAAVTAAALAKAGLGAKEAFATGPWSFAELYNGNGKELDTDGLGKRWALLDTGLMVKRFPCCAASHRALDGIESMISDHGFGLEDVLEISIELPDMLARNLRYDAPETEAEARFSLSYPVLLMVQKGALSLFDFTPEALASTPLRAHFEKVQRVPVPMGPEGPNMPNKITVTLSDGTVLHHIQHHLVGSGSNALNTDQKSAKLSDCLTWAELSDRQTQISSAFRALESCSDILACLAPLA
- a CDS encoding DUF3237 family protein, with the translated sequence MLSDEALLGALKEHGAQKPGLRLSWEAIVTVAPREDLGNTPLGQRFIIPITGGMFRGGPEHADLKGRILPRGADRQLLRADGVKQLRASYEMQIEDGTVLGIENEVVIDTAAMPQRYAASRIHVLAPEGRWAWMNRRLFVGTLQSDQPNKGFVVIRGWEVLT